GATGGAGAAGGCGCTGGGGCACGTGGAGGGCCTGCTCAACGAGGTGGAGAACGGCGATGGCACGGCGCACGCGCTCATCTACGGCAAGGAAGGCGCCAAGGCGCTGGGCGAGCTGGGCGCGGCGGCGGGGCAGCTCGCGGTGCTGATGGAGGACGCGCGGAAGAATCCGGACGGCGCGGTGCACCAGCTCGTCTACGGGAACGCGGGCAACATGCTGTCGGACCTGGGCAGCGCGGCGGCGGACATCAAGCAGATCACCGCCATGGTGGCGCGGGGCGAGGGCTCGCTGGGTGGCATCCTGAAGGACCCCACGGTGTACGAGGATCTGCGGGAGGTGGTGGGCAACGTACGGCGCAACCGGGTGCTGCGCACGCTGGTGCGCTTCGCCATCACCAACAACGACAACGTGCAGTACGTGGGGCGGCCCATCGAGGCGCCCAAGGACGACGCGTCGCGGACGGGAATCGGAGGCGCGGGTGCGCCCACGCCGGAGTCCCCGAAGACGCCGCTCGTCCTGCCGCCGCCGCCGCCGGTACCTTGAGCAACGCCACTCCCTCGCCCTCCGGGAGAGGGTCGGGGTGAGGGTATCCGGCCCGAGAGTTCCCATCCGTGGACTCGCGGGCCCGTGCTCCATACGGAGCGGTCCCGTTCATCTGTCGAGGCGATTGACACCGGGAGTCCCGCCAGCGAGGAAGGAAGACATGATCACGCTCCCCGAGAACGCGGCGATGAAGGACTACCAGAAGTACATCCATGAGCTCGAGACGATGCATGGATGGCTGAAGGTGGACCTGGTGCACAACTGCTTCCTCATGGGCGAGGAGATGGGAGAGCTGTTCAAGGCGGTGCGCCGCTACAACAAGCTCTTCGACGAGGGGCAGGGCACGCCCACGGAGCAGGCGAAGGCCAACCTCTCCGAGGAGCTGGTGGACGTCTTCAACTACCTGCTGGCCATCGCCAACCGGGTGGACGTGGACCTGGAGCAGGCGTTCCGCGAGAAGAACGCGAAGAACCAGCAGCGCACCTGGAGCTGAGGCTACGGGCGGCGGAGCACCAGCACCTGACGGGCGCGCTCTGGCACCGAGCAGTACAGCCGGAGCACGTCCGGAGCCTCCAGGGGCTCCGCCAGGGATTGGCACCAGCGCAGCAATTCGCGCAGGGAGGCCTCGTCCTGGAGCCGCAAGCGCTCATCGGTCGAGACGCGGTGGCGGATGCGGGACAGCGCCGCGGCGGAGACGCCGGCCAGCGTGCCCGAGCGGGTGATGAAGTACAGGCGGCGCAGGAAGGGGCCCTGGCCGGGCTCGCGCCGGAAGTGCCGGAAGGAGCCTCGCGCGAAGAGGAAGCGCTCTCCGTCCTGCTCGTGCACGGCCTCGCGGTCGAAGTGCCCGGAGCGGAAGTAGCGGGTCCGGTAC
The sequence above is drawn from the Archangium gephyra genome and encodes:
- a CDS encoding MazG nucleotide pyrophosphohydrolase domain-containing protein — protein: MITLPENAAMKDYQKYIHELETMHGWLKVDLVHNCFLMGEEMGELFKAVRRYNKLFDEGQGTPTEQAKANLSEELVDVFNYLLAIANRVDVDLEQAFREKNAKNQQRTWS